The window GACCGGGTGGTCGTCAACCCCGAGGGGTACGCCCAGCTGTCGGGGGCGGGCCGCCGGATCGTGCTGACCCACGAGGTCACCCACGTGGCCACCCGCGCCGCGACCACCGCCGAGACCCCGCTGTGGCTCTCCGAGGGCTTCGCGGACTGGGTGGCCTACCGGGACACCGCGAGCACGCCGGCCGAGGCGGCCCCCGCGCTGGGCCGGGCCGTGCGGCGCGGTGAACTGCCGGCCGCGCTGCCCTCGAACGAGGCCTTCGCGTTCGGCGGGGACCCGGACGCGCTGGCCCGCGCGTACGAGGGCTCCTGGCTGGCCTGCCGGCTGATCGCGGCCAAGTGGGGCGACGCCACGCTCGTCCGGCTCTACGAGTCGGCGGGCCGCGAGCCGCTGCCGACGGCACTGGCGGAGACGATCGGCGGCGACCTGGCGGGCCTGACGACGGCCTGGCAGGCGGCCCTGAGCGGGGAACTGGGAGCCCCGTAGCCCCTGGCCCGGGCCACCCGCCCGCCCGGCCTCCCGCCGGGCCTCCGACGGGGGCGTGCCGCCGAGGGCGGGGGAGTGGTCGGCGGGGACCGCGCGGGTGCGCGCCGGACCGTCCGGTACTTTGGCTGACGATGCACAAGACGCTGATCGTGACCAACGACTTCCCGCCGCGACCGGGCGGCATCCAGGCCTTCCTGCACAACATGGCGCTGCGCCTGGATCCCGACCGGATCGTCGTCTACGCCTCCACCTGGAAGCACGGCGCCGAGGGCCGCGAGGCCACCGAGGCCTTCGACGCGGAGCAGCCCTTCCAGGTGGTGCGCGACCGCACGACGATGCTGCTGCCGACCCCGCGGGTGACCCGGCGGGCCGTCGGCCTGCTGCGCGAACACGGCTGCGAGTCGGTGTGGTTCGGCGCGGCCGCCCCACTCGGCCTGATGGGGCCCGCGCTGCGCCGGGCGGGGGCGCGCCGGCTGGTCGCGACCACGCACGGGCACGAGGCCGGCTGGGCCCAGTTGCCGGCCGCGCGCCAGTTGCTGCGACGGATCGGCGAGGGCACCGACACCCTGACCTACCTCGGGGAGTACACGCGCGCCCGGATCGCCTCGGCGGTCACGGACCGGGCGGCCGCCCGGATGGTCCAACTCCCGCCCGGCGTCGACGAGAAGACCTTCCACCCCGAGTCGGGCGGCGCGGAGGTCCGGGCGCGGCTCGGGCTCGCCGAGCGGCCCGTGGTGGTCTGCGTGTCCCGGCTGGTCCCGCGCAAGGGACAGGACACCCTCATCGAGGCCATGCCCCGGATCCTGGCCGCGGTGCCCGACGCCGTGCTGCTGATCGTGGGCGGCGGCCCGTACGAGGCCGACCTGCGCCGACTCGCGGCCGAGACGGGCGTGGCCGACTCCGTGGTCTTCACCGGGGCGGTCCCGTGGTCGGAGCTGCCCGCGCACTACGGCGCCGGGGACGTCTTCGCGATGCCGTGCCGGACCCGGCGCGGGGGACTGGACGTCGAGGGGCTCGGGATCGTGTACCTGGAGGCCTCCGCGACGGGGCTCCCGGTGGTCGCGGGCGACTCGGGCGGCGCCCCCGACGCGGTGCTGGACGGGGAGACCGGCTGGGTGGTCCGGGGCGGCTCCCCGGAGGAGGCGGCCGACCGGATCGCCACCCTGCTGCTGGACCCGGAGCTGCGCCGCCGCATGGGCGAGCGGGGCCGCGCGTGGGTCGAGGAGAAGTGGCGCTGGGACCTGCTGGCCGAACGCCTGCGCGAGCTGCTTTGAGGGTCCGCCCCCAGGGGGACCCTCCGGCCCCCGGACGGCGCGGCGTGGCCGGTTTCGCCACGTGTGACTGTCACTCAGATGTGTGTCAGCGCCTGCTATGGGGGGATGTGCGGATTCCGCTCATCATGCGGCCATGACACCTCAGCTGACGCGCCGTCAAATGCTTGGCATCGGCGCCCTCCAGACCGCCGCCGCGCTCGGATTCACCCGGATCGGACCGGCCTCCGCGGCGGCCGTCGAACCCGCCGCGGCGACCTACGCCCCCGCCATCGTCGTGGGCTCCGGATACGGCTCCGCCGTCGCCGCCCTCCGGCTCGGCCAGGCCGGCGTCCGTACCGTCGTCCTCGAAATGGGCCGGCTCTGGGACACCCCCGGATCCGACGGCAGGATCTTCCCGTCAACCTCCGCGCCCGACCAGCGCTCCATGTGGTTCCGCACCCGCACCGAGGCCCCGCTCGCCCAGTTCCTCTGGCTGGACGTGGTCAACCGGAACATCAGTCCCTACCCCGGCGTCCTCGACCGGGTGAACTTCGGCGACATGTCCGTGTACGTGGGCCGCGGGGTGGGCGGCGGATCCCTCGTCAACGGGGGCATGGCGCCGACGCCCCGGCGCTCGTACTTCTCCGAGGTGCTGCCCCGGGTCGACGCCGACGAGATGTACGGCACGTACTACCCCCGCGCCCGGGCCATGCTCGGCGTCAACGACATCGACCCGGCCTGGTTCGAGTCCACGGAGTGGTACCGCTTCGCCCGCGTCTCCCGCAAGCACGCCCAGAACACCGGCCTGAAGACCACCTTCGTCCCCAACGTCTACGACTTCGACCACATGAAGCGCGAGGCCGCCGGCACCGCCCCCCGGTCCGCGCTCGCCGGCGAGGTCATCTACGGCAACAACCACGGCAAGAAGAGCGTCGACAAGACCTACCTCACCGCCGCCCTCGGCACCGGCAACGTCACCATCGAGACCATGCAACGTGTCGTCGGCGTCCGACCCGACCCGGCCGGGGGCTATGTGCTGACGGTGCGGACCAGCGACGTCACCGGCAAGGTCACCCAGACCCGCGAACTCGGCTGCCGGCAGCTCTTCCTGGGCGCCGGCAGCCTCGGCACCACCGAGATCCTGGTCCGTGCCCGCGAGACCGGCACGCTGCCCGCGCTGACGGACCAGGTCGGCCGGGGCTGGGGGCCCAACGGGAACGTCATGACCGCCCGGGCCAACCACCTCTGGGACACGGTCGGGGCGAACCAGTCGACCATGCCCGCCCTCGGCATCGACGACTGGGACAACGCCGCCAACCCGGTCTTCGCGGAGATCGCCCCGCTCCCGATGGGGATCGAGCACTGGATCTCGATGTACTTGGCCATCACCAAGAACCCCGAGCGCGGCCACTTCACCTACGACGCCGCCACCGACTCGGCACGCCTGCAATGGAGCCGGGACCAGAACGCCCCCTCGGTGCGGGCGGCGAAACAGCTCTTCGACCGGATCAACCGGCGGAACTTCACGATCTACCGCTACGACCTGTTCGGCGACAACAAGGCCTTCGCCGACACCTTCACCTACCACCCGCTCGGCGGCTGCGTCCTGGGCGAGGCCACCGACGACCACGGCCGGGTCAAGGGCCACCAGGGGCTGTACGTGGTCGACGGCTCACTGGTCCCCGGGTCCCTCGGCGTGAACCCGTTCGTGACCATCACCGCGCTCGCCGAGCGGAACATGGAACGGATCCTCACCGACCCGCGCTGACCCCGCCCGGCGAAACGACTCCGATCGGGGCCCCGGGAAGGGGGATCAGCCCCGGTACAGCGCCTCGATCTCGTCCGCGTAGTCCTTCGCCACCACGTTCCGCTTGAGCTTCAGCGACGGCGTGATGTGGCCCGACTCCTCCGTGAACTGGGAGGGCAGAATGCGGAATTTCCGCACCGATTCCGCCTTGGAAACCGCCGCGTTGCCGTCGTCCACGGCCTTCTGGACGGCGGCGATCAGATCCGCGTCCTCGCGCAGCTCCGCCGCCGTCACGCCGGCCGGCTTGCCGTTCTCGGCGGCCCAGCGGCCCAGGAACTCCTCGTCGATGGTGACCAGCGCGGCCACGAACGGCCGCGCGTCGCCCACCACCATGCACTCCGCGACCAGCGCGTGGGCACGGATGCGGTCCTCGATCACCGCGGGCGCGACGTTCTTGCCGCCCGCCGTGACGATGAGTTCCTTCTTGCGTCCGGTGATCGCGAGGTAGCCGTCCTCGTCGAGGGTGCCGACGTCGCCGGTGTGGAACCAGCCGTCGGTGAGCGCCTCGGCGGTCGCCGTCTCGTTCTTCCAGTACTCCTTGAAGATGTGCTCGCCGTGCAGCAGCACCTCGCCGTCGTCGGCGATGCGCACCACGGAGCCCGGCAGCGGCTGACCGACCGAACCGATCTTCTGGCGGTCCCACGGGTTGAAGGCGGTGGCCGCGCAGGACTCGGTCAGGCCGTACCCCTCCAGCACCGTGAAGCCGATGCCGCGGAAGAAGTGGCCGAGCCGCTCGCCCAGCGGGGCGCCGCCGGAGATCGCGTACTCGCCGCGCCCGCCGAGGACCGTGTGCAGCTTGCCGTAGACCAGCTTCGAGAAGAGCTTGTGCTTGAGCCGCAGGCCGAGGCCGGGGCCGCCCGGGGCGTCCAGCGCACGGCTGTACGCGATCGCCGTCTCGGCCGCCGCGTCGAAGATCCGGCCCTTGCCGTCGGCCTGGGCCTTGGCGCGCGCCGAGTTGTAGACCTTCTCGAAGACACGCGGCACGCCGAGGATCAGCGTGGGCCGGAACGACTGGAGTTCGTCGGTGAGGTTCTTGATGTCCGGTACGCAGCCCAGCCGGATCGGCGCCAGTACGGCCGCCACCTCCACCAGGCGCCCGAAGACGTGCGCGGCCGGCAGGAAGAGCAGCACGGAACACTCGCCGGTGCGGAAGAGCGGACCGAGCCGCTCGACGACGTTGCCGCACTCCGCGAAGAAGTTGCGGTGCGTCAGCACACAGCCCTTGGGGCGGCCCGTGGTGCCCGAGGTGTAGACGATGGTCGCCGGGTCGTCGGCGTTCGCCAGGGCGGTGCGCTCGTCGACCTCGGTGTCCGTGACCTCGGCGCCGGCGGCGCGGAGCGCGGCGGGGGCGCCCTGCTCGATCTCCCAGACCTCGCGCAGCTCCGGCAGCCTGTCGCGCAGACCGGCCACCGTCGCACTGTGGCCGGGGCTCTCGACGACGACGGCGCTCGCGCCGGAGTCGCCGAGGATCCACTGGATCTGCTCGGGGGAACTGGTCTCGTAGACCGGCACCGTGACGCCGCCGGCGGTCCAGATGGCGAAGTCGAACAGCACCCACTCGTACCGGGTGCGGGAGATCAGGGCCACCCGCTCGCCGGGGCGGATGCCGGACGCGATCAGACCCTTGGCCGTGGCCCGGACCTCGGCCAGGAACTCGGTCGCCGTCACGTCCTGCCATCTGCCGTCCACCTTGCGGCTCATGACGGCGACGTCGGGATGCTGAGCGGCGTTGCGGCGGATGAGATCCGTCAGGTTCCCGTCCGACGGGACCTCGTACAGGGCCGGAAGGCTGAACTCGCGCAAGACTGCTGCTCCTCTGGGCGCCATCGCCACCATGTGGACCGACCGGACGTTACCCACCGGTAGTGGGTTCCGGATAGAGGGAACCGGCCAGATGTTCCATGCGTCACACGACACGGACGTGCCGAGCCGACACTAGTCGACCCCGTTCGCGACTCGGAAGTAACCGCAGGTGGGCCGGCTGCGGGGGTGCCCCTACCCGTCGAGGCCGGGCGCCCCTAGGGTGGCGGCATGGTGGGCAGGGAGAGTCGTACGCGGGTTCATGTCGTCAGTGACGTCCACGGCAACGCCGAGGCGCTCGCACGGGCCGGAGAGGGCGCCGACGCCCTGATCTGCCTCGGTGACCTGGTGCTCTTCCTCGACTACGCGGACCACTCGCGCGGCATCTTCCCCGATCTGTTCGGGGTCGAGAACGCCGATCGGATCGTGGAACTGCGCACCGCGCGCCGCTACGGGGAAGCACGCGATCTCGGCCGGCGACTGTGGGCCGGGCTCGATCGGGAGACACTGATCGAGGGAGCGGTGCGACGCCAGTACGCCGAGATGTTCGCGGCGTTCCCGAATCCCACGTACGCCACCTACGGCAACGTCGACATGCCCGGCCTGTGGCCGGAGTACGCGGGACCCGGTACCACCGTCCTCGACGGGCAGCGGGTGGAGATCGGCGGCCGGGTCTTCGGCTTCGTCGGCGGCGGGCTGCCCTCGCCCATGCGGACCCCGTACGAGGTGGACCCCGAGGAGTACGCGGCCAAGGTGGAGGCCCTCGGCGAGGTGGACGTGCTCTGCTCGCACATCCCGCCGGAGGTGCCGGAGCTCTGCTACGACACGGTGGCCAGGCGGTTCGAGCGGGGCAGCGAGGCCCTGTTGGAGGCGATCCGGCGGACCCGACCGAGGTACGCGCTGTTCGGGCACGTGCACCAGCCGATGGCCCGGCGGATGCGGATCGGGGCGACGGAGTGCGTGAACGTCGGGCACTTCGCCTCCACGGGACGGCCGTGGGCGATGGAGTGGTGAGCCGCGCCGTCCGGTCCCGTGCCGCCCGCGCCGACGGCCGGCACGGCCGTCACCGCGGGACCGGGGAGGCACTGGAGTGGCCGGCCCCGCACGCGCGGTAGCCTTCACGCGGCGGCCGGAGGCCCCCGCACACTTGTCGAATACTCCCCGGAGGAGCGACCGCGATGGCGGAACACACCAGCTCGAGCATCACGATCGAGGCGGCCCCGGCCGACGTCATGGCCGTGATCGCCGACTTCGCCCGCTACCCCGAGTGGACCGGCGAGGTGAAGGAGGCCGAGGTGCTGGCCACCGACGCCGCGGGCCGCGCCGAGAAGGTCCGCCTGCTGCTCGACGCGGGCGCGATCAAGGACGACCACACGCTCGCTTACTCCTGGACGGGCGCCGACGAGGTCAGCTGGACGCTGGACAAGTCGCAGATGCTCCGCCAGCTGGACGGCTCCTACCGGCTCGCCCCGCTGGACGGCGGCAAGCGCACCGAGGTCACCTACCAGCTGACCGTGGACGTCAAGATCCCCATGCTCGGCATGATCAAGCGCAAGGCCGAGAAGGTCATCATCGACCGCGCCCTGGCGGGCCTGAAGAAGCGCGTCGAATCCGCCTGAGCGCACGCCGGGGTCGGCCGGCCTCGACCTCGCAGGCGTTCGAGGCCCGAGGTCCGGCACGCAGCCCCGCCGGAGGGCGCGCCCCGGGCGGAGCCCGGCCCGCACCCCCTCACAGGAGCACCGCACCATGCACACCCTGCTGATCACCGGCCCCGGCGGAGCCGGTCGGACCACCGTGGCCGCGGCCACCGCCCTTGCCGCCGCGCGGCAGGGACGCCGCGTCCTGCTGCTGTCCGGTGACCCCGGCGCCCCCGACGACCGCCTGGTCGGGCTGCTCGGGCCCACCACCGGCCCCGCCGCGGAGGTCGCGCCCGGGCTGAGCGCCGTCCCCGTCGCCCACGGGATCCGGGCCGCGCGCATCGACTCCGGCGAGGAGTTCCGGGCCGAACTCGTCACCCTCCAGGAGCGGGGCGCCTCCCTCATCGGCATGCTCGGCGGCCGACCGCTCGGCTCGGAGGAACTCACCGAACTCCCCGGCGCCGAACAGTTCGCCCTGCTCAGGGCCCTGCGCCGAGCCGCCTCGGCCCCCGGCGTGGATCTCCTGATCGTGGACATGCCCCCGCTGCACCAGGCGATCGCCACCCTCGCGCTCCCCGCCCAACTGCGCCGCTACCTCGCCCGGCTGCTGCCCGCGCAGCGGCAGGCGGCCCGCGCCCTGCGCCCCGTCCTCGCCCAGCTCGCCGGGGTGCCCATGCCCGCCCAGTGGCTGTACGAGGCGGCCGCCCGCTGGGACGAGGAACTGGCCGCCGTCGAGGCCGTCGTCGAGTCCCCCGCCACCGAGCTGCGCCTGGTGGCCGAGCCCGGACCCGCCTCCGACGAGGCGCTGCGCACCGGCCGGCTCGGGCTCGCCCTGCACCGGCTCCCGGTCGCCTCCCTCGTCGCGAACCGCATGGTCCCGCGGGACTCCGCCGACCCGTGGGTCGCCGGCCTCGGCGCCCGACAGCGGGAGTACGCCGACCAGTGGGCCGCCGAGCTGACCGTGGTCCCGCTCGCGCACCTCGGCCGCGACCCCCGCGACCCCCGGGACGTGGCCCTGCTCGCCGACACCGACGCGATCGCCCCCCGGGAGGCCGCCGTGTACCGCCGCGCCTGGGCCGTGGAGGACCGGCTCGCCGAGGACGGGGTGCTGGTCTGGGCCGTGCCGCTGCCCGGCGCCCGCAAGTGCGACCTGGACCTGATCCGGCGCGGCGACGAACTGCTGCTCACGGCCGGCCCGTACCGCAGGATCGTTTCGCTGCCGTCGGCCCTCCGGCGCTGCACCGTCTCGGGCGCGGCCCTGACCGACGGTGAGCTGCGCGTCCGCTTCACCCCGGATCCGCAGCTGTGGCCACGCGAGCGCTGAGGCCCGTACCACCGTTCGGGTACCGTCGAAGGTAGTCCGTCCCGCACGTCCCGCATCCGCCGCAGGAGTCCGCCATGAGCGAGGCCACCGACCGCCCCATCGACGACGACGCCTGGGCCAAGGCCTGCGCCGAGGACCTCGCAGCGGAGAAGGAGCGCCGCAGGGCGGGGCAGGGCCAGGCGGGCACCGGCACCGGCAGCGCCGCCGAGGAACTGTTCAAGCTCTTCGAAGCCGTCGCCGACAAGGTCTCCGCCCTGAACAACCCGCTGCTCGGCGCCACCGCCCAGGGCGCCGTGCGCCAGTTCGTCACCCAGGCCAAGACCGCCGCCAAACCCGTCATGGAACGCAACCCCGAGGTCTTCGACCACCTCGCGGCGGCCGGCTCCGAGCTGCTCGCCGCCTACCGGTCGGCCGTCGAGGGCCACGAGCGCCGCTGGACGCGCGACGAGGCCGCGCCGTCCGCTCCGGGCCCCCGCGGGGAAAGCGCTCCCCGCACCCCCGGCGCCGGCCGCGACGACCGGGACGAAGGTCCCGATTCCGGTCCGTCCGAGCGGATCGATCTCGACTGATCCTCCGTCGGGCTCGGGTACGGTGGGCCGTGGCGGGGTTTGACCGGAAACCGAGGGACTAATGGGACTCACCATCGGCGTCGACATCGGCGGCACGAAGATCGCGGCCGGCGTGGTCGACGAAGAGGGCACCATCCTTGAGACGTACAAGGTGCCCACCCCGCCGACCGCGGACGGGGTGACGGACGCGATCTGCGCCGCCGTGTCCGAGGTCAGCAGCAATCACACCATCGACGCCGTCGGCATCGGCGCCGCCGGCTACGTGGACGACAAGCGCGCCACCGTGCTCTTCGCGCCGAACATCAACTGGCGCCACGAGCCGCTCAAGGACAAGGTCGAGCAGCGCATCGGCCTGCCGGTCGTCGTCGAGAACGACGCGAACTGCGCGGCCTGGGGCGAGTACCGCTTCGGCGCCGGCCAGGGCCACGACGACGTCATCTGCATCACGCTCGGCACCGGCCTCGGCGGCGGCATCATCATCGGCAACAAGCTGCGGCGCGGACGCTTCGGCGTCGCCGCCGAGTTCGGCCACATCCGGGTCGTCCCGGACGGCCTGTTGTGCGGATGCGGCAGCCAGGGCTGCTGGGAGCAGTACGCCTCCGGGCGGGCGCTCGTCCGGTACGCCAAGCAGCGCGCCAACGCCACCCCCGAGAACGCGACGACCCTGC of the Streptomyces sp. NBC_01426 genome contains:
- a CDS encoding ArsA family ATPase; this translates as MHTLLITGPGGAGRTTVAAATALAAARQGRRVLLLSGDPGAPDDRLVGLLGPTTGPAAEVAPGLSAVPVAHGIRAARIDSGEEFRAELVTLQERGASLIGMLGGRPLGSEELTELPGAEQFALLRALRRAASAPGVDLLIVDMPPLHQAIATLALPAQLRRYLARLLPAQRQAARALRPVLAQLAGVPMPAQWLYEAAARWDEELAAVEAVVESPATELRLVAEPGPASDEALRTGRLGLALHRLPVASLVANRMVPRDSADPWVAGLGARQREYADQWAAELTVVPLAHLGRDPRDPRDVALLADTDAIAPREAAVYRRAWAVEDRLAEDGVLVWAVPLPGARKCDLDLIRRGDELLLTAGPYRRIVSLPSALRRCTVSGAALTDGELRVRFTPDPQLWPRER
- a CDS encoding GMC oxidoreductase produces the protein MTPQLTRRQMLGIGALQTAAALGFTRIGPASAAAVEPAAATYAPAIVVGSGYGSAVAALRLGQAGVRTVVLEMGRLWDTPGSDGRIFPSTSAPDQRSMWFRTRTEAPLAQFLWLDVVNRNISPYPGVLDRVNFGDMSVYVGRGVGGGSLVNGGMAPTPRRSYFSEVLPRVDADEMYGTYYPRARAMLGVNDIDPAWFESTEWYRFARVSRKHAQNTGLKTTFVPNVYDFDHMKREAAGTAPRSALAGEVIYGNNHGKKSVDKTYLTAALGTGNVTIETMQRVVGVRPDPAGGYVLTVRTSDVTGKVTQTRELGCRQLFLGAGSLGTTEILVRARETGTLPALTDQVGRGWGPNGNVMTARANHLWDTVGANQSTMPALGIDDWDNAANPVFAEIAPLPMGIEHWISMYLAITKNPERGHFTYDAATDSARLQWSRDQNAPSVRAAKQLFDRINRRNFTIYRYDLFGDNKAFADTFTYHPLGGCVLGEATDDHGRVKGHQGLYVVDGSLVPGSLGVNPFVTITALAERNMERILTDPR
- a CDS encoding metallophosphoesterase family protein, which translates into the protein MVGRESRTRVHVVSDVHGNAEALARAGEGADALICLGDLVLFLDYADHSRGIFPDLFGVENADRIVELRTARRYGEARDLGRRLWAGLDRETLIEGAVRRQYAEMFAAFPNPTYATYGNVDMPGLWPEYAGPGTTVLDGQRVEIGGRVFGFVGGGLPSPMRTPYEVDPEEYAAKVEALGEVDVLCSHIPPEVPELCYDTVARRFERGSEALLEAIRRTRPRYALFGHVHQPMARRMRIGATECVNVGHFASTGRPWAMEW
- a CDS encoding SRPBCC family protein, with product MAEHTSSSITIEAAPADVMAVIADFARYPEWTGEVKEAEVLATDAAGRAEKVRLLLDAGAIKDDHTLAYSWTGADEVSWTLDKSQMLRQLDGSYRLAPLDGGKRTEVTYQLTVDVKIPMLGMIKRKAEKVIIDRALAGLKKRVESA
- a CDS encoding ROK family glucokinase → MGLTIGVDIGGTKIAAGVVDEEGTILETYKVPTPPTADGVTDAICAAVSEVSSNHTIDAVGIGAAGYVDDKRATVLFAPNINWRHEPLKDKVEQRIGLPVVVENDANCAAWGEYRFGAGQGHDDVICITLGTGLGGGIIIGNKLRRGRFGVAAEFGHIRVVPDGLLCGCGSQGCWEQYASGRALVRYAKQRANATPENATTLLALGDGTPEGIEGKHISEAARAGDLVAIDSFRELARWAGAGLADLASLFDPSAFIVGGGVSDEGDLVLDPIRKSFKRWLIGGAWRPHAQVLAAQLGGKAGMVGAADLARQG
- a CDS encoding glycosyltransferase family 4 protein, yielding MHKTLIVTNDFPPRPGGIQAFLHNMALRLDPDRIVVYASTWKHGAEGREATEAFDAEQPFQVVRDRTTMLLPTPRVTRRAVGLLREHGCESVWFGAAAPLGLMGPALRRAGARRLVATTHGHEAGWAQLPAARQLLRRIGEGTDTLTYLGEYTRARIASAVTDRAAARMVQLPPGVDEKTFHPESGGAEVRARLGLAERPVVVCVSRLVPRKGQDTLIEAMPRILAAVPDAVLLIVGGGPYEADLRRLAAETGVADSVVFTGAVPWSELPAHYGAGDVFAMPCRTRRGGLDVEGLGIVYLEASATGLPVVAGDSGGAPDAVLDGETGWVVRGGSPEEAADRIATLLLDPELRRRMGERGRAWVEEKWRWDLLAERLRELL
- a CDS encoding AMP-dependent synthetase/ligase, with protein sequence MREFSLPALYEVPSDGNLTDLIRRNAAQHPDVAVMSRKVDGRWQDVTATEFLAEVRATAKGLIASGIRPGERVALISRTRYEWVLFDFAIWTAGGVTVPVYETSSPEQIQWILGDSGASAVVVESPGHSATVAGLRDRLPELREVWEIEQGAPAALRAAGAEVTDTEVDERTALANADDPATIVYTSGTTGRPKGCVLTHRNFFAECGNVVERLGPLFRTGECSVLLFLPAAHVFGRLVEVAAVLAPIRLGCVPDIKNLTDELQSFRPTLILGVPRVFEKVYNSARAKAQADGKGRIFDAAAETAIAYSRALDAPGGPGLGLRLKHKLFSKLVYGKLHTVLGGRGEYAISGGAPLGERLGHFFRGIGFTVLEGYGLTESCAATAFNPWDRQKIGSVGQPLPGSVVRIADDGEVLLHGEHIFKEYWKNETATAEALTDGWFHTGDVGTLDEDGYLAITGRKKELIVTAGGKNVAPAVIEDRIRAHALVAECMVVGDARPFVAALVTIDEEFLGRWAAENGKPAGVTAAELREDADLIAAVQKAVDDGNAAVSKAESVRKFRILPSQFTEESGHITPSLKLKRNVVAKDYADEIEALYRG
- a CDS encoding DUF5304 domain-containing protein, giving the protein MSEATDRPIDDDAWAKACAEDLAAEKERRRAGQGQAGTGTGSAAEELFKLFEAVADKVSALNNPLLGATAQGAVRQFVTQAKTAAKPVMERNPEVFDHLAAAGSELLAAYRSAVEGHERRWTRDEAAPSAPGPRGESAPRTPGAGRDDRDEGPDSGPSERIDLD